The genomic interval GCCGCTGACACGCGTCGGCCGGACGCGCGTCCGGTGCGCGGCCGTGCCGAAGCCGAAGATCCGCTCGGCAATCTGGTGCGCGCCACCGCGCCGCATAGCGCTGCCTCGTCGGTCAATGCGCCGCGGCCGCCGGCTGCGATCCCGAGTGGTGCTAGCGAGGCCGCCGCTCCGTCGTCCCGCCGTGTCGCTTCGGTGCAGCGCGCGCTGACGCAATATGGCTATGGCCAGCTCAAGCCGACCGGCACCGCTGGCTCCGACACCCAAGCCGCCATCGCTCGCTTCGAACGCTCGCGCAACCTGCCGGTCACGGGGCAGATCTCCGACCGCGTCGTCCGCGAGCTTGGACTGATGATCGGCCATCCGATCGACTAGTGCTAAGTCGACAGCGGCCGTCTGCCCGAAAGACACCGCTGTCGCTTCTCTTGATTTTGGGTGGACGTAGGCCTCGACGTCTCTGACGGGCGATCACCGCTTCCGATTTGCGCCAATCCCAAAATCCTCTACAAGCCACCCCATGAGACTGAAGAGTGCGATTTGGGTGTCGGCTTACTTGCGGCGCTGCCAGACCGAGGGCGTGTTCGGCGCGGTGCGCCGGCGTGGGGCCGAGGACGCGGGAGCGGTGTTCGTCAAGGTCGCGACCTTGGACGGACAAGCGATGCTGTACGTTCCGGCGCCACAGACCGCATACGACGACGAGCGCCCATTCGAGCGTGTGTTCGTGCCGGCGTCGCAGGCGCCCCAACCCGAAGCCGACGTCGAGGCGCGTCTCGCCAAGGAAATCCGGTTCGATCCCGACGTCTGGATCGTCGAAACCGAAGATCGCGCCGGGCGGCACTTTCTCGATCTGGCGAAGTAATCGGCGCTGTTCTGCCGCGTCATGCCGGGCTCGGCCTTGGCATCCACGTGTTGGGAGAAGCCGTGGATGGCCGCGGTACCGCCGGCCATGACGAGTATTACGAACTAAACGACTTCCAATGAAGCGCGCTAACCGCGCGTCGTGCCGGTGCGTGGCGTCCAAATGGCGCCAGGCTGGACCGCAGGGCGGGCCTGTGGCGTTGCGCTGCGGGCGCGCTGCCGTTCATCGTCGTAAAGTGCCGCGCGATACTTGGCGCGCGTGGAAGCGACGGTGGCACCGCGCCAAGCCGCCAGCATGATCAGCGCCGCGCGTTCGCTCAAGCGATCGTACAGCCGCGACAGCCGGTAAACCCACTCGACCGACGAGCCTTTGACCGGGTCAAGGAACATCAGTACCTGCTCGAACACTTGGCTCTTGATCCCCAGTGCCTTCAGGGCGCAGGCGAGCGCTTCGCCGCCTTCATCGAACACGACGCGCTCGGCCGTCGGGGCCGTGAGCAGCAGTGCGTCACCGAGTTCGGCGGTGAAGTTCTCGACGTCGGACACATAGGCCGCCATGTGGAGTACTTCGATCGCCCGCATCGCCCGCGGCAGATGAATCCGCGCCGCCGGGCGCAGTGGCGTCTCGGCAAGATTGTATAGGATCTGCGTCCGCTCCTGCGAACTCGCCGAGAAGAACATCTCCGACAGCTGCGCAGCGTCTTCCGGCTGCATCGACAGGCTGGACGCGCGCTGTTCGGCTTCGGTCGGAATACGCGGCGCCGGCCGCGCAGGAGCTGCGGTATCAACCGGGGGGATCGGTGCGGCTAAAGGCACGCGCTGATCGGTTGAGGGCGATAGCGACAGCCGCAGCGCGATCGCGCGCGGGGTATGCGGATAGATCGACAGCCGGGCGCGTACCACCGCGCGGGTCGCATCGTCGACCTCATCGATCAGCCGCGATGTCAGCTCGACGAACTGCCGCTCTTCCTCGTCAGTGTGCGACGGGCTCTGCACATACAGATCGGTCAGCACCCTGAGCAGCGTCGGGCGAATGTCGACGCCTTCGCGGCGCGACAGCGACATCAGCCCGTCGTATCCGGGAAAGGGTGTGAACGTTGTCATGGCGGCGCAAAATGGTACGAGTTACCGGAAGCTTAGCCCCGCCGCTTTAACAGCCAGTTAAGCTCAACGGTTTGTTAAGCAGGTCGGAGACGCAAGAACGGGCGCTTGAAGCGCCCGTCTATCGAAGTCACAATTTTGGTAGCAGCCGCTGCTAATCGACGGTGCGGATCACGTTGGCGATCGGCTTTGCGGTCGAAGCGGTCGGTTGCGCCGGCGCGACCTGGGCGTCGTACTCCGGTAGCGTGGTCACCCGGTCCTTGGCGGTGATGAACACGATCTTGTAACCGCCGGCCTTGAGCTGCGCGAGCAGCTCGGGCAGGGCCTGCGCGGTCGACTTCTGGAAGTCGTGCATCAGCAGGATGCCTTTGCCGGCCTTCTTGAGCTTGGCCATCACGCCGTTGATCAGCTGATCCGGCTTGTGAATCCGGAAGTCTTCGGAGTCGACGTCGATCGAGAACGTCGCGATGTTGCGCTCGCCAAGATACGCCTTCAGCTCCGGTGTCTGTCGCAGCTGGGGGAAGCGGAAGAACGGCGCCGTCGGCTGACCTGCGGACTGCACCACGCCGCTGATGCCCTTCTCGATTTCGTTCTTGGCTTCGGCGAACGGCTTGCTGGCGAGATTGACGTGTGACCAGGTGTGCGAACCGACGGTGTGGCCGGCGGCGATCACCTGCTTGAGGATCGCCGGGTGCCAGCTCGCATGCTTGCCGATCGGGAAGAACACCGCCTTGACGCATTGCGCCTCCAGCGCTGCCAGCACCGCGGGGGTATTTACCGGCCACGGGCCATCGTCAAAGGTCAGGGCGACTTCGCCGGGCTGCAGGAAGTCATAGTCGCGATATTGCGACATGCCGAGGCCCGGGCCGCCTGAGGTGTCGATCTCGACGGTGCGCGAGATGCCCAGCGCGTTCGGATTGCTGCAGACCTGCCGCACCGGGGCCGGCGCCGGAGTCGGCAGCGCCGCGGGCTTGGCGGTCATCGCGGGATCAGCGGCGGTCGCGCGGGCTGGCTGGATGTTGGGGGCAGGGCTCTGCGCTGCACGGGGAGGCGTGCCGCCGGGCGTGGGCCAACGCGCAGCAATCGTGCCGGTGGTGATTTCTTCCGAAGCGGACGGAGCGCGGGCGGCGTCGAGCTTGGAAGGGGTGAGGGTGAACCACGCGCGGCCGGCGCCGAGCCCGACCAGGACAGCCAGCGTGCTACAGCCGGCTGCCAGCACCGCAAATTTACGCATCGTCAACTCCCACACATACTAGCCGCTTGCCCCAGCGAACTTGGTCGCAAATTGGTTAAGCAGCGGTATGCAATTTGAGCTATCTGCGCGGTTTGATGCGTTTGCGTTGCGATTTGGTGGCGCGAGGTTTGCCGGCTTTGCCGCGCGAAGCATGGGCGACAGGCCGTGATCGCGCGGTTGGCCGCTCGGCGGTGTCCGCCGGCTGGGCCTGGGCGAAGGACTGCCGCAGGCTGTCGAGATTGGTGCCGATCTCTCCGACCTGTTCCGACAGTTTCTTGGTCTCGCTGCGCTGGGCGGCGACCAGCCTTTCGATCTGCGCAAGCTGATCCTGCAGCGCCTGCAGTTGGTCGATCGATTGCTGCTGCGTCAGCTCCAGCCCCTTGGTGCGCTCCACCAGCTGTTCGGAGGTCTGCGCGACTCGGGCCTGCACCTGACGGCCGGCGGCGACTCGTTCCTGTTCAGGGCTGGTGCCGGTCGCAATGCGCCACAGAAAGATGGTGCCGATCCCGGCGATGATCAGCAGCAGGGCTGCGGCCGCAATCGCGATCGGCTGGGGGCCGAGGGCGGGGAAGCGACTAGCGCGCAGATCGGATGGCGGAATCTCGATCATGGAGGTCACAAGCCTCACGTCGACGTCAAGTTCCCGTCCCCAGGGGCTTCAAAGCTATCACCCCACCCGTGACGGTTGCAACCGCCGACGGCTCCGCCATTAACAGTGCATTAACCATAACGGCTCCTTAATGCGACGCACCGTGATCGGGTCGCAGGAAAGGACGCGGAGAGACCGGTATGGGCACCATCATTGAATTTCCGGCGGATGCGGCATCGCGGCGGCCGGGCTCGCCCATGGTCGCGCCGTCCGATCACACCGCCACCGTGACCATCCTCCCGGTGATCCGGATCGAGCGTCACGTCGATGCCGGCAGCGACGGCGGGCCCAAACAGGGCGATGCGCCCGGCCGGCGTCGCCGCCGCCGCGCCCGCTCCTGAACCGAAGAAGTTCATCGATGTCCGCGGTCGGCCGTCCGGTCCTGATCCGGGGCAGGGCCGCCCGAACGGTTCTGCTCCTTCCCACCCTTGCGGCTGTCTTGCTCGGCGGCTGTGCTGGCGGTGATTTCGGACGCACGAGGCGCGACTTCGTCACCGACGACATGCATCGCTGGATTGGCGCCGAAGCCACCGGCAGCATCGGCCTGCAAGCGTCGGCGTTTCAGTTGACCGACCAAGAGCGCAACATGCGCGACATGGCGTATCCGCTGATCGAAGCGCCGCATGCACGCCCCGCATGGAAGAGCGTGTTCGGTGATTACCAGCCGATCGCAGCGCCGTGGCGGCAGCAGCCGCCGTTTGATCGCACCGCCTACGGCAAGCTGCTGATCGATGAGCCGCATCGCTCGCACTCCTCCCGCTACAACGAGCTGATCCAGGACGTCCGCAACGACCTGACGATGATCGAGCCGTTTCAGTTCACCGCGGCGCGGGTGCTCGAACTCGATCAGAAACGCAACGCGAGCCTAAAATACATCGCCGATCTGTCGCCAAATGAGCGCGCGGACGCAGTGGCGCGGATGGAAGAGAATTCTCTGATCGTGCAGTGGGTGCAGCAGTGCCTGCGCCGGCGCGCGTCGTCGTATCGCTGGGCGCTGGAGCGTTTGGTGATCATGGCGCCCGACGGCATCGCCGCCGACGCCGACCGCCTGATTGCCGAATTGGAATTGCAGGCCGCCAATCTCGGCCAGTTGGCCAAGCCCGCTGCACCGCAAAGCGGGGCAGTCGTGCGGAAGGGCTGAGTCGCACGTAGTTCACACGAGTGATGGGCCGATATCGCGCCGCATCATTCGATGGCGATGTCGCATATCTGCGACTGTCTCCCAGCTTCTCTACGCAAGACCGAACTTCCTCCCGCGAACCAATCTGCGCGTCGCTTTTGGAGGAAGCGTTGATGATCGACTCTCTTGAACCGCAGGTGACGACTGCCGACGGATTGAGCGTGCCGGACGGCGCGCCTGAACTCGCACAAGCGCAGCGGACAGTTTGGCGCCTGGCTCACATCGACTTCCCGTGGGACATCAACAAGGCGCTGGAATTTGCGCTGCTACGCACCTACGCGGTGCCGTCGATTTCAGGCCTGCTGGCGCGGACCGGTGAATTCTCCGAGCGCGTGTCGAAGCGATACGACGACACCGCACTTCTGATCCGCGAGGTACTGCGCAACGGCCTCGACAGCGATCGCGCGCGCCGCTCGTTCGCGCGTATCAATGCGATGCACGGACGATATCGCATCGCCACGGACGACTACCTCTACGTTCTGTCGACCTTCGTGTTTTCGCCGATCGACTGGGTCGGCCGCTTTGGTCATCGGCCGATGACCGAGACCGAGCAGCATCTGTGGTTCGTCTATTGGAACGAGTTCGGTCGCCGGATGGGCATCGATGGCCTCTATCCGGACATCCACTCGTTTCGCGCGTTCGCAGACGAGTTCGAGCGTACGCGGTTCGTCTATGCGGAGTCGAACCGGCTGATCTCCGAACGCACGATCGATCTCGTGCTGTCGGATTACTTCGTGCCGCGGATTCTGCATCGCGGCGGACGGCAGGTCGCGCTGGCCATCACCGACCGGCCGTTGGTCGAGGCATTAGGGTTCACCTATCCGTCGGCGCCGCTGCGCGTGCTCGCGCTCGGCGGGCTCGGACTGCGCCGTGCGATCCTGAAGCTGCTGCCGAAGCGTCGGGCACCGAAGTGGCAGGAGATCGGCGGCCGCACCTATCCGGAAGGCTACAATATCGAGGAGCTGGGCACGTTCCCGCGCACCAAGGGCGCCTGACGGCATTGTGCCACGCGTGGTTCGACAAACAAGGTGGCGCCGCGAGCGAGGGCGCGGTTCGCGTTGTTTGTCGTCGAGATTATGACTGCGACTTCACCTGCGGCTCCGACTGCGTCTTGCAGGTCGCGGCCTTCAGCGCCGCGCGGGCTTGCGGCATCAGGCCGGGCTCGGAGGCGAGCGCCTTCATCACGATCAGGCCGGTGGGAGTCGGCGAGTCGATGATCAGGCGGTCGGCCGAGGTAACGTCTTCGTCTTCCGGCAGCTCGGCATGCTGCTCGGCGGTCATCAGATCGAGCTCGATCACCTTGCGGCCGGCGGAGCGATCGTTGATCGCGTAGTAGGCGACTTCGCTGCGGGTGTAGAACGACACCGCGGTGTAGGCTTGGCTCACCGGCACCGCCAGCTTGATCGGGCCCTTCGACAGATCGTAGCGGCACACCGCCATCGCGAACGCCGGATCGAGCAGCGGCAGCGGCGCGTTGTCGGGCGTAATGTCCGGCAACTGGGTCACCGCGTTGACCTGGGTCAGAGGTGCCAGCCGGGCGTAGGCGTCCTGGCCGGCGATCCGCGGCAGCACCAGGACGGTGACGAGATGCACGATGCCGCCGAGGACCAGTCCGGCAATGATGGCGATGGAAAAGCGGATCATGGGCAGCCGATGGTGGCGACCGTCGGCATCGGCGCGTCGCGTTGGGTTCGGGTGGCGATGCCGACCGGGGTATCGTACAGCCGCAGCATCACCCAATAGCGGTCGACGCCTCCGGTCGGCAGCCAGTTGCCGCCGCGGGCACGGGCCGCGATCCGGATGCTGAACTTGCCTTCGGCGTCGCGAATGATCTCTTGGCTGGTGAAGCCGTAGCGCTCCAGCGTATTGGCGACCAGATTGCCCCGCGGATCGTACAGCGTCAGCGTCCAGAACCGCGCGGCGGGAGTGACACCGCTGATTTCAACGTCGCAGCGGCCGTCCAGCGGGCGCTTGTTATCGTCGGTGGTGGCGAGGAACGAGATGCCGTCGCCGGCGCCAACCGGCAGCGCGCCGCTGCGCACGATCGCGGCGCGGGCGTAAGGATCGACCTCGGAGGTGCCGACCCGCGGCCGCGCCGTCCAGGCGCCGATCGTCAGCGTGCCAAAATCGGTGCCGCGCGTCGCGGTGATCCAGGTGGCGCCGATGCCGACGCCGGCGGCGATCAGCAGGGCCAGCAGAGTGAGGACGATCAGGCGCACGTCGCAGCCATCCCCGATGTCATCGTCAGTCGCATCGCCGCGCTCAATTCTTCTGGGCCGCTGCCGGGGCGGAGCCGGGCGACGCCGCCGCCATGCTGTCCGTGAGGCCCACCGTGCCGGTCGATACCTTGCGGCCGGTCGCCGGAGCAGGGGCGGAATCGAGTGCACGGCTGGTATCGTCGAGCATCTTCTCCACCCGCACCAGGATCTCGGCGCCGCGCCGCGTCAGCACCGGTGGCGGAGCCGCTTTCACTTCGGCGCTCTCAGCGCCCGCAGCACGTTCGCCCGGCGTCGCCGGCAGCTTCTCGCCCATGCCGACGCCGGCCAGCTCCTTGACCTCGACGCCCTGATGCGCCGCTACCATGATGTCGTGCCAGGTTTGCGCCGGCAGCGAGCCGCCGGTCATCCGGTTGGTCGGCGAGTAGTCGTCGTTGCCGTACCACACCGCGCAAGCGAAGTTGCCGGTGTAGCCGACGAACCAGGCGTCGCGATAGGCGTTGGTGGTGCCGGTCTTGCCGGCGGCCGGAATGCCGTCGAGCCGCGCGCGCCGCGCGGTGCCCTCGGTGACGACGTGGCTCATCATCCCAGCCATATCGGCGGCGATGTTGGCGGGGATCGCGCGCCGCGGCTGCGGGCCGTCGCGGTCCCAGCGCCACACCAGGTCGCCGGCGCCGGTGCGGATCTCCAGCACCGCATGCGGCTTCACCGCCAGGCCCTTGTTGGGGAAGGTCACGTAGGCGACCGCGTGCTCGACCACGGTGACCTCGGTCGAACCGATCGGCAGCGAGGGGGTGTCGAGCAGCGGTGCAGTGAGGCCGAACCGGCGCGCCACCTCGACGATCTTGGCGCGGCCCTTCTTGGCCGAGTCCCACTGGTTCT from Rhodopseudomonas palustris carries:
- a CDS encoding DUF1214 domain-containing protein, which gives rise to MRLIVLTLLALLIAAGVGIGATWITATRGTDFGTLTIGAWTARPRVGTSEVDPYARAAIVRSGALPVGAGDGISFLATTDDNKRPLDGRCDVEISGVTPAARFWTLTLYDPRGNLVANTLERYGFTSQEIIRDAEGKFSIRIAARARGGNWLPTGGVDRYWVMLRLYDTPVGIATRTQRDAPMPTVATIGCP
- a CDS encoding DUF2336 domain-containing protein yields the protein MTTFTPFPGYDGLMSLSRREGVDIRPTLLRVLTDLYVQSPSHTDEEERQFVELTSRLIDEVDDATRAVVRARLSIYPHTPRAIALRLSLSPSTDQRVPLAAPIPPVDTAAPARPAPRIPTEAEQRASSLSMQPEDAAQLSEMFFSASSQERTQILYNLAETPLRPAARIHLPRAMRAIEVLHMAAYVSDVENFTAELGDALLLTAPTAERVVFDEGGEALACALKALGIKSQVFEQVLMFLDPVKGSSVEWVYRLSRLYDRLSERAALIMLAAWRGATVASTRAKYRAALYDDERQRARSATPQARPAVQPGAIWTPRTGTTRG
- a CDS encoding oxygenase MpaB family protein, translating into MIDSLEPQVTTADGLSVPDGAPELAQAQRTVWRLAHIDFPWDINKALEFALLRTYAVPSISGLLARTGEFSERVSKRYDDTALLIREVLRNGLDSDRARRSFARINAMHGRYRIATDDYLYVLSTFVFSPIDWVGRFGHRPMTETEQHLWFVYWNEFGRRMGIDGLYPDIHSFRAFADEFERTRFVYAESNRLISERTIDLVLSDYFVPRILHRGGRQVALAITDRPLVEALGFTYPSAPLRVLALGGLGLRRAILKLLPKRRAPKWQEIGGRTYPEGYNIEELGTFPRTKGA
- a CDS encoding DUF1254 domain-containing protein is translated as MIRFSIAIIAGLVLGGIVHLVTVLVLPRIAGQDAYARLAPLTQVNAVTQLPDITPDNAPLPLLDPAFAMAVCRYDLSKGPIKLAVPVSQAYTAVSFYTRSEVAYYAINDRSAGRKVIELDLMTAEQHAELPEDEDVTSADRLIIDSPTPTGLIVMKALASEPGLMPQARAALKAATCKTQSEPQVKSQS
- a CDS encoding DUF1491 family protein, which gives rise to MRLKSAIWVSAYLRRCQTEGVFGAVRRRGAEDAGAVFVKVATLDGQAMLYVPAPQTAYDDERPFERVFVPASQAPQPEADVEARLAKEIRFDPDVWIVETEDRAGRHFLDLAK
- a CDS encoding polysaccharide deacetylase family protein; the protein is MRKFAVLAAGCSTLAVLVGLGAGRAWFTLTPSKLDAARAPSASEEITTGTIAARWPTPGGTPPRAAQSPAPNIQPARATAADPAMTAKPAALPTPAPAPVRQVCSNPNALGISRTVEIDTSGGPGLGMSQYRDYDFLQPGEVALTFDDGPWPVNTPAVLAALEAQCVKAVFFPIGKHASWHPAILKQVIAAGHTVGSHTWSHVNLASKPFAEAKNEIEKGISGVVQSAGQPTAPFFRFPQLRQTPELKAYLGERNIATFSIDVDSEDFRIHKPDQLINGVMAKLKKAGKGILLMHDFQKSTAQALPELLAQLKAGGYKIVFITAKDRVTTLPEYDAQVAPAQPTASTAKPIANVIRTVD